The Methanobrevibacter sp. DNA window GCTGATTACAAGAATATCGTTGATTCATTCTTTGAAAATCAAGCACATATAGATTTAAAAGGAGTAAGTTCAAAAATAATTACTGCTAGTGAGGTAAATAAAATTTCAAGTACAATTACTGGAAAAAATTATAATTCAAATCAAATTTTCTCATCAGCATTAGTTGATTTAGGAGATAACGAAAACCTTAAAGTTACCGTAGATAAATCAAAAATCACCACAATAACTGGTGACATGTACTTATCTGCATTAAAATCAGCAGGAATTACTAGTGGACATGTATATGTAACAAGCCCAGTAACTGCAACTGGTGAATCTGCATTAGCAGGAATTATGAATTCATATGAAGTTGCTACTGATGTTGAAATTCCAGACACTGTTAAAGAAGCTGCAAACAACGAAATTTACACACAAGCAGAAATTGTAAAAGAATCAAATGTTAGTGCTGATGACTTATCCAACTTAGTTGACGATGTAAAAGAAACCGTTAAAGAAGAAAACATTACAGATCATCAAACTATCGTAAATATAATCAATAACACTACCATTAATTACAACATCAACCTTTCAAACAATGATATTGAAAACCTTGCAGACAGTATTGAGCAAATACAAAATGTTCAAGGAGACATTAACAGTTACCAAACTGAAGTATCGGATGTAATGAATAGCACCAATGATACTTCAGAAACAGACTTTTTAGATGGACTATTTAACCAATAGTCCTAATTTACTTTTTAAACCATACCTTTTAATTCATTGAGATTTAACTCGATAAATTGACTATAATTAGGATTAGCTAAAATTCTATATTGTTTTTTATTAGTTTTTTCATATGCTTCCTGCATAATCGCTTGCAATTCAGAAACATCACTATCCAATATGACATTTAGTTTAACACATTGAATATCTGTCAAATTATCCATATAAGATTGAATTGTTGATTTAAATTTTTTAACTAAATTAGAATTCTTTTTAGCCATTCTTTCTAATAAAAAAGAAGGTGCAAATGTAAACAGATAATTATACTCAACAACATCATCATAGGTAATTTTTTCCATAAAATAAAATATTAATATAAAAATAATTAAATCTTTTCAAAATAAGCACATATAATTAATTAATCATGGCCTGTTAAGAGTAACCCACCTTCTGTTTTATACAGCATTCGTCTTAGCGTGCTACCTTGCCTACTCAACAGATTATCGGCAAATTTGCTCTTGCATCCTATGGAATGGCCGTTTCACCTATTCTTTTAATGTCCTCAATTAAATATCATAGTCTACCATTAAAAGACGTATCGTTTCTGCTCCAGTGTCATGCCTCTCAGCATACGTTTTTCAACGCCATAGTATTGTGCGATGGGCGGAGTTTCCTTAGTTTAATAAAAAACCAGCAGCTGTCTTTAACTTGCCATGAAAAAATAATTAATTATAATAATAGTAGCAGGGCCTAGATTTGAACTAGGGATCTCGGGGTTATGAGCCCCGCGGGATCACCAGACTACCCCACCCTGCTATACGAATAAAAACAAGTATATGTTTATACTATATCTTATGATAAACATACTATATAAAGATTTCGGAAAAATAGAATAAATTAAAGAAAATAAATTTATTTTAAAAAAATAAATTATTTATTTTCCAAAGATTCTATTCTTTTATCCAAATCACCCAATCTTTCCTCAGTGAGCTTTTGGAATTCTTCAGATGATTGTTTAAATTCATTGAAACTTTTTTCCAAATTATCAACATTATTAGTGGTTTCATTGAATTTAGCTTCAAGATTGTCCAAATCATTTGTTGTAGCTAATGACCAATCTTTAATTAATTGATCGCTTTTTTGGTCCAAGAATGCATCAAGCTTATGTGAAAATGCACTGGTATTGATAGTAGAACCTTCAATATCACTTAATTTAACTTTGATTCTTTTACCCATTGATTCAGATTCTTCTTTATCGTCCAAAATATCCTCTTTAGATAAATTTTCATATTCTGAAGTAGCATCTTTTTTATTTTTGCCTAGAACTTCATCCATATGTGCATCAGCACTTTCAGGAACAATACTTTTTAATTTATCCATAGTGGATGGACTGTTTAGTAAATAATAATAAACTAAAATAACAATCGCAACAACCAAAATTAATATTGCAACTGCTTCAATAGCATCCATATTACCACCTATTTATTCATTTTGCTAAGTTTTTTCTCTTTTGCTTCAATTTCTTTAAGCATTTTTTCTAATTTTCTTTGTTCAGTTTCAGCTTCAAGTCTAGCCAATCTTTCATTGATTTCTGAATGAAGATAACCAACATTGCTTCTTACTTCAGTAGTAGACTGTCTGATTGCTGAAAGACTGTCTTGTTGCTCTTGTGGTAATGGAATTGGATTGTCCATTAATCTTTTAGATTCAATGTCTTTTTCTACCATAGACATTTTTTTGAGTTCAATCTCTTTTTCAAGGATTAAAATTGAATTTCTTGATTCTGCAACTTTTTTCCATTGGAAAACAATAACAATTAAAACAATAGCAACAATTACTAAAATAATCAAATAAAAAATTTGATCAGGGATTGCAGTAAAAGTGTCCATTTTTTTAACCTCCAAGTATATTTATAGAGTAAACTAATATAAATATAAATATAAATTTTATTTATTAAATAATTAATTATTATATTCAAGAAGGTAATAACATATGATAGAATCTTATATAAAAGCTGGAAAAATTGTTTCAGACATACGTAGTGAAGCTTCAAAAATGATAACCGATGGAGCATTAGTTATAGATCTTGTAAACTACGTAGAAAGTGAAATATTAAAAACTGGTGCTGAAATTGCATTTCCATGTAATGTATCCATAAATGAAATTGCTGCTCACTACACATCACCAGTCGGAGATAAAACTGCATTTAAAGCAGGAGATATGGTGAAATTAGATTTAGGAGCAATGGTTAATGGATGTATTGCAGATTCAGCAATTACAATCATAGCTGATGGAGACATTAGTGAAAATTACACCCAAGACGAAATTAATTTGCATGAAGAAATAGTTGAAGCTTCAGCAGCTGGCCTAGAAGCAGCAATAGCAACAGCAAGAGCAGGCATCGAAGTATCCAAAATTGGTGCTGCAGTCCATGAAGCAATTGCAGAATATCATTTAAACCCAATATTCAATTTAACCGGACATAGTTTAGAACAAT harbors:
- a CDS encoding DUF1002 domain-containing protein translates to MRKNSIIMIVLSIIIIGMIIPAGFSTNDNQVVLTYGETTKNNADYKNIVDSFFENQAHIDLKGVSSKIITASEVNKISSTITGKNYNSNQIFSSALVDLGDNENLKVTVDKSKITTITGDMYLSALKSAGITSGHVYVTSPVTATGESALAGIMNSYEVATDVEIPDTVKEAANNEIYTQAEIVKESNVSADDLSNLVDDVKETVKEENITDHQTIVNIINNTTINYNINLSNNDIENLADSIEQIQNVQGDINSYQTEVSDVMNSTNDTSETDFLDGLFNQ
- the map gene encoding type II methionyl aminopeptidase, coding for MIESYIKAGKIVSDIRSEASKMITDGALVIDLVNYVESEILKTGAEIAFPCNVSINEIAAHYTSPVGDKTAFKAGDMVKLDLGAMVNGCIADSAITIIADGDISENYTQDEINLHEEIVEASAAGLEAAIATARAGIEVSKIGAAVHEAIAEYHLNPIFNLTGHSLEQFNLHAGISIPNYDNHDNYVLEEGQAIAIEPFATNGEGIVNDAPGHYIFSYMANKPFRMKSTQRVLKYIQHNHRDVPFSGRWITDEFGERKGNIALKQLSEAMAVYPYAPLREKENCFVSQKEHTVIIEKEGCTVTTI